CGGGCGGTCTTCAGCTCCGCGAGGGAGTTCTGGACGATTCTCGCCCGGCCGCCCGCCGCACGGACGCCGTCGGCCGCCGTCTCGTCGAGGACATTGACCACCAGGGCGCGGGACTTGGCGTCGTAGTACGAACCTGCCGCGTCGCCGCCGAGCTTGCTCTGCAGCGTCGAGGCCAGGTTTCCGGCCGCCGTCGCGGACAGGGTCTTCAGAGTCGGGGCGGCCGGGGACTCGCTGGCGTTCGCAGTCTGGAACGTCACTCCCGCCGCTATCAGTGCGGTCACGCCCGCTGCCGCGAGGGCAGCGCGGCGCTTGGGTATGCGTCGGTGCTTCAACTCTTCGCCTTCCTGTGGGGGCCGTATCCGGACAAGTGGGGTGTTCGGACACGGAGGATGGGCGGCCCACTATTCCGACACGCACAGGGAACACACAAGACCGACTTCCGGACGCGCACACGACAACAACAAAGCGCCCCCGGTCCGTTCACGAACTGGGGGTACGCCGTGCCGATTACCTCTGCGAACACTGACAGCGTCCGCGTACGGGCGCTGGGTGAGGACTAGTCCTGTCCGGTATTCGACTGTTCCGGATCGGATTCCGGCGGCAGTTGAGCTTTCGCGGGCTGCTCGGCGATGGGCGCCGGAGCCGCCGCAGCCGCCGGAGCCGGCGCCGCGCGCTCCAGGAAGCGCAGCAGCTCCACCGGGAAGGGCAGCACCAGCGTGGAGTTCTTCTCCGCCGCCACCGCCACCACCGTCTGCAGCAGCCGCAGCTGGAGCGCGGCCGGCTGGTCCGACATCACCTCGGCGGCCTCCGCCAGCTTCTTCGAGGCCTGCAGCTCACCGTCCGCGTTGATGACCCGGGCCCGCCGCTCCCGGTCCGCCTCGGCCTGCCGTGCCATCGACCGTTTCATGGTCTCGGGCAGCGACACGTCCTTGATCTCCACCCGGTCGATCTGCACGCCCCATCCGATCGCCGGGCTGTCGATCATCAACTCGAGCCCCTGGTTGAGCTTTTCGCGGTTCGACAGGAGATCGTCGAGATCGCTCTTGCCGATGATGGAGCGCAGCGAGGTCTGCGCCATCTGGGACACGGCGAAGCGGTAGTCCTCGACCTGCACCAGCGCGTCGGACGCGTCCACCACCTTGAAATAGATGACGGCGTCCACCCGGACCGTGACATTGTCGCGGGTGATGCCGTCCTGCGCGGGCACGGGCATGGTCACGATCTGCATGTTGACCTTGCGCAGCCGGTCCACGAACGGCACGACCATCGTGAAGCCGGGTCCCCGCACGGAATCTTTGAGCCGTCCCAACCGGAAGACCACACCACGCTCGTACTGTTTGACGACACGGGCCCCTGCCATCACATAGACAGCACCCGCGGCCACGACAGCCGCTCCCGCCGACATCAGTTCCTCGACCATCACGGCCCCCCAGGGTCCGAATTGGACGTGCCCATTGACCGTAACCCCGCTTGCCGCGCGATGGGGAGTCCCGGTCGTGGCCCTATGGGCCTGAGAGCCGTGATGAGCAATCATCTGACCTAAGGGGGAGTGCCAGTGCAGACCATGCAGGCGCAGAACAGGGACAGTTCGGGATTGCGGTGCCGCGTGCGGACGCCCGCCGGACGCAATCTGATGGTGGAGAGGCTGGGTGATCCGAACGGCAGGCCGGTGTTTCTGCTGCACGGGACCCCGGGCAGCAGGCTCGGGCCCGCGCCGCGCGGGATGGTCCTCTACCAGCGGGGACTGCAGCTCATCGCGTACGACCGTCCCGGGTACGGTCTGAGCGATCGTCATGAGGGGCGCACCGTCGCCGACACCGCCCAGGACGTGGTCACGATCGCGGACGCGCTGGGTCTGGACAAGTTCGCGGTCGTGGGCCGTTCCGGCGGCGCTCCGGGGGCCCTCGCCTGTGCGGCGCTGCTGCCGGACCGGGTGACCAAGGTGGCGGCGCTGGTGGCGCTGGCGCCGCGGGACGCGGAGGGCCTCGACTGGTTCGAGGGGATGACCGTCCACAACGTCGTCGAGTACACGATCGCCTTCGAGGACCCGGCGGAGCTCGTGGCCCGGCTGATCCCGCGCTCGGACGAGATCCGCAGGGACCCGGTCCTGCTCCTGGACCAGCTGCGCCGGGAGCTCACCGAACCGGACCGCCGGGTGGTCTCCGACGCCGGCGTGCGGGCCATGCTGCTGCGCAACTACCAGGAGGCGCTGCGGATTTCGGCGTACGGCTGGATCGACGACGCGCTGGCGTTCTCCAGCCCCTGGGGCTTCGACCCGGCGGACATCCCGGGCCCGGTGATGCTCTGGCACGGCGCGCAGGACGTCTTCTCGCCGCCGGGCCACTCGCGGTGGCTGGCCCGGCGGATCCCGGGCGCGACGGCCGTCGTCGAACCGGCCGCCGCGCACTTCGACGCGCTGCACGCGCTGCCCAGGATCCTCAACTGGCTCGCGGAGTGATCCGCGGGCCGGTCGGACGGGGCGGACGGGTCAGACGGCGAGCGGCTCCAGGTCGCGGTTGATCCGCCGCTCGTCGCGCGCGTTCCGTACGTACGCGTGGTCGTCGCCGAGAAGGCGCTGCAGCTCGTCGACGACCTCGTAGCGGATCTGCTGCGCCTCCTCCTTGCGGCCGAGCGCGTCCAGCGTCAGCGACAGGTTGGAGGCACAGGCCAGCGCCTCCGGGTGGTGCACGCCGAGCACGGTGCGCAGGGTGGCGACGGCCCGGCGCTCGATCTCCAGGGCTCCTTCCAGGTCGCCCAGGTCCGCCGTGACGTTGGCGAGGTTGACGGTGGCGAAGACCGTGTGCGGATGGGTCTCCCCCAGCACGTCCTCCATGCCGACGATGGTGCCCCGCAGCAGCGTCTCCGCGGTGTCGAGCGCCCCGCAGCCTCCCTGGTAGATCCCGAGGTTGTTGATCGCGGCGAGGGTGTACGGGTGGTGTTCGCCCGGCACCTTCATGTACTGGTCGACGACCTCCTGGGCGGTGTCCCGCGCCCCCACCGGGTCCCCCGCGGCGAAGAGGTCCGCCGCGAGGTTGAGGTCGCAGGCGATCCAGTCGGGGTTGGCCGCCGTGTACTTGGCCCGGTAGCGGCCGCGGGTGGCGATGGTCAGCCGCCGCGCGTCCTCAAGACGGCCCGCCCTGCGCAGCGACACGGCCAGGGACTTGGCTGCGGCGAGCGTTCCGGGGAAGGCACGTCCCAGCTGGTCCTTGAAGATGTCGTACGTACGGCTGAGCAGCGCGACGGAGTCCTCGTACCGTCCGACCTCGCGCAGGTCGCGCGCCAGGTTCTGGGCGGAGGACAGGGTGTACGGGTGCTCCGGGCCGAGGACCTCGGTGCGCCGGTCGTAGACGTCCTGGTCGATCTCGCGGGCGCGGGCGTACTGCCCGGCCATGCGCAGGTTGAGCGCCAGGTTGTTGGCCGCGGCGAGCGTCCTCGGGTGGGACTCGTCGAAGATCTGGCGGAACCCTTCGTGTGCGTCGGTCGCCAGCTCCATCGCCCGGCCGTAGAAGCCGAGCGCTCCGAGGTCCATCGCGAGGGAGCTCGTCGTCATGTACGTGTGCGGGTGGGACTCCCCGAGGACCTCCTGCTGCCGGCGCAGCGTCTCCTCGTCGAGCTCCTTCGCCTCCACGTAACGCCCGCGCGAGCGCAGGATGTTGGAGAGGTGGAAGCGCAGATAGAGGTACTGGAGGTCGTTGTCGCCCAGGGTCTCGCGCCAGGTGTCGCGCAGCTCCCCGGCCAGGGTCGAGGCCGCGATGAAGTCGCCGCGCTTCCAGAGGTAGCGCACGCGGTCGATCATCAGGCGGCGGGTCTCGGGCTCCCTGCAGAGCCTGGCCTCCGAGGGGCCGAGGTGCGGCCAGATGGTGGCGAACCTCGGCCAGGTCTCGGGGTTGTCGATCGGCTCGTCCGCGTCGGGCCTGGCTCCGGAGAGGATGCGGTGCACGGCGTGCCGGGCGTCCCGCTGCTCCTCCTCGCTCAACTGGGCGCGGATGACGGCCTGGACGAGGCGGTGGACCTGGATGGAGCCGCCGACGGGGTCCACCTTGGCGAGGGCGAAGCGGCCGATCTCCCGGATGACCCGGCCGAGGACCAGCTTCTCCTGGAGGGTGGCGTCGTACGGCTTGAGCGCCTCGATCATCTCCTTGCTGTAGAGGAGATTGGCGTGGATCGGCTCGGGCGCGAAGAAGGCGCAGAGCTGCAGCAGCCGTACGGCGGCGGGCGAGCGCTCCTTGAGGCGGCGGATGGAGACGTTCCAGGTGGCGGCGACCGGTTCGGGGTAGCCGGCGGGCTGGTTGAGCGCCAGGACGCCGGTCGCCTGCTCGCTGAGCTGTTCCAGATAGGCGCCGACGGGCGTCGCGGTCTCGGCGATCCAGGCCGCCGCCTGTTCGACGGCGAGCGGCAAGTCCCCTACGGCGACGGCGACTTGGTCGGCGTCCTCGACGGAGAGGCCTGGCGCCCTGCGCCGCAGGTGCTCGATGGACTCCTCGCGCAGGAACACGTCGACGGGCAGCGCGTCCCCGTACTGCGACCAGCTCTGGTTCCTGGAGGTGACGAGGATGTGCCCGGGTCCGCCCGGCGGGAAGAACCGCTTGAGCATCTCGGGGTCGTCGGCGTTGTCGAAGACGAGCAGCCAGCGCGAGGTGGGCACTCCGCGCCGCAGCAGGTCGACGGCCTCCTGGGAGGCGGCGGACATATCCTCGCCGCCCTGGGCGCCGATGCGGGTGGCGAGTTCGGCGAGGCCGGCCACCACGTCGTCGGTCTGCTCGGAGGAGATCCACCAGACGAGGTCGTAGTCGGCCATGAAGCGGTGTACGTACTCCAGGGCCACCTGCGTCTTGCCGACACCGCCGAGTCCGTAGAGGGTCTGCGGCTGGGGCAGGACCACGGCCATGCCGCCGCCCAGCTGGTCGCGCATCTTCTCCAGGACCATGGAGCGGCCCGTGAAGCCGGAGTTGCGGGCGGGCGCGTTCCAGATCTTCGGCACGGTGCCGGGGAAGCGCGGGCCGGGCGCGACCGGGTCGGCGAGCTGTGCGGGCCGCTCCAGCGCACGTAACAGGGCGTTGGTGGCGTGCACTTCGTCGAGCCGGAAGAGGTCGACCGGGTTGCGGTCGATGTACGGCGTGGTCAGCCGTACGTCACCGACGCGCAGCGGCAGCAGCTGGCGCCGGGCGCCGGTGGGGTCCTCGGCGGCCGTCCGCTCCCAGACCTCCATGGCCCGGGCGGACTTGAGGTAGGCGCTGGAGAGCACGACGACGGTCCGGGCCGCGGCGTCATGGACCGCCAACTCGCCTTCGGGCGACTCCTGTTCGACGGAGACGTCGCGCGCCACGACGCGGAAGCCGGCGCGGCTGAGCACCGACTCGATCCAGTCGGCCCACATCCGGTTCTCGGCGACGTACGTGAGCAGCAGATCCGCGGGGAGCGCGGGCCTGCGCCGGGTGAAGGCGTCCCTGATGCGCAGCCGGGCCTCCTCCGGTATCGCCGGCATGGAGGTGATCTCGCGGCCGGTGACCTCGGCGACGAGGCGTTCGAAGGCGGAGAGCAGGGAGTTGGTGAGCCCGGCCTCGTCGCCGAAGGTGGCGAGGGTCTCCTCGTACGCGTAGTACGGGCGGTACGGGATCTCGACCGCACCCCAGTACGCGGTCGACTCCTCGGCGGAGAGCCCGCGCGGCAGCCGGTCGAACTTCAGCCG
The sequence above is drawn from the Streptomyces sp. NBC_01465 genome and encodes:
- the fxsT gene encoding FxSxx-COOH system tetratricopeptide repeat protein yields the protein MTASRDAAAPEGRIITFYSYKGGTGRTMALANTAWILAANGKRVLAVDWDLEAPGLHRFFHPFLDPSTLGATTGVIDLITEYAWAATSPVPRADDWHRDYARIQQHAVSLTPEALGWEFPDGGTLDFVSAGRQNREYSATVSTFDWDNFYDRLGGGHFFDALRDDMKANYDYVLIDSRTGLSDIADICTVHLPDVLVDCFTLSDQSIDGAASVARQIDERYSSIRSIQILPVPMRIDEGEKEKADAGRALARLKFDRLPRGLSAEESTAYWGAVEIPYRPYYAYEETLATFGDEAGLTNSLLSAFERLVAEVTGREITSMPAIPEEARLRIRDAFTRRRPALPADLLLTYVAENRMWADWIESVLSRAGFRVVARDVSVEQESPEGELAVHDAAARTVVVLSSAYLKSARAMEVWERTAAEDPTGARRQLLPLRVGDVRLTTPYIDRNPVDLFRLDEVHATNALLRALERPAQLADPVAPGPRFPGTVPKIWNAPARNSGFTGRSMVLEKMRDQLGGGMAVVLPQPQTLYGLGGVGKTQVALEYVHRFMADYDLVWWISSEQTDDVVAGLAELATRIGAQGGEDMSAASQEAVDLLRRGVPTSRWLLVFDNADDPEMLKRFFPPGGPGHILVTSRNQSWSQYGDALPVDVFLREESIEHLRRRAPGLSVEDADQVAVAVGDLPLAVEQAAAWIAETATPVGAYLEQLSEQATGVLALNQPAGYPEPVAATWNVSIRRLKERSPAAVRLLQLCAFFAPEPIHANLLYSKEMIEALKPYDATLQEKLVLGRVIREIGRFALAKVDPVGGSIQVHRLVQAVIRAQLSEEEQRDARHAVHRILSGARPDADEPIDNPETWPRFATIWPHLGPSEARLCREPETRRLMIDRVRYLWKRGDFIAASTLAGELRDTWRETLGDNDLQYLYLRFHLSNILRSRGRYVEAKELDEETLRRQQEVLGESHPHTYMTTSSLAMDLGALGFYGRAMELATDAHEGFRQIFDESHPRTLAAANNLALNLRMAGQYARAREIDQDVYDRRTEVLGPEHPYTLSSAQNLARDLREVGRYEDSVALLSRTYDIFKDQLGRAFPGTLAAAKSLAVSLRRAGRLEDARRLTIATRGRYRAKYTAANPDWIACDLNLAADLFAAGDPVGARDTAQEVVDQYMKVPGEHHPYTLAAINNLGIYQGGCGALDTAETLLRGTIVGMEDVLGETHPHTVFATVNLANVTADLGDLEGALEIERRAVATLRTVLGVHHPEALACASNLSLTLDALGRKEEAQQIRYEVVDELQRLLGDDHAYVRNARDERRINRDLEPLAV
- a CDS encoding alpha/beta fold hydrolase produces the protein MQAQNRDSSGLRCRVRTPAGRNLMVERLGDPNGRPVFLLHGTPGSRLGPAPRGMVLYQRGLQLIAYDRPGYGLSDRHEGRTVADTAQDVVTIADALGLDKFAVVGRSGGAPGALACAALLPDRVTKVAALVALAPRDAEGLDWFEGMTVHNVVEYTIAFEDPAELVARLIPRSDEIRRDPVLLLDQLRRELTEPDRRVVSDAGVRAMLLRNYQEALRISAYGWIDDALAFSSPWGFDPADIPGPVMLWHGAQDVFSPPGHSRWLARRIPGATAVVEPAAAHFDALHALPRILNWLAE
- a CDS encoding slipin family protein; its protein translation is MVEELMSAGAAVVAAGAVYVMAGARVVKQYERGVVFRLGRLKDSVRGPGFTMVVPFVDRLRKVNMQIVTMPVPAQDGITRDNVTVRVDAVIYFKVVDASDALVQVEDYRFAVSQMAQTSLRSIIGKSDLDDLLSNREKLNQGLELMIDSPAIGWGVQIDRVEIKDVSLPETMKRSMARQAEADRERRARVINADGELQASKKLAEAAEVMSDQPAALQLRLLQTVVAVAAEKNSTLVLPFPVELLRFLERAAPAPAAAAAPAPIAEQPAKAQLPPESDPEQSNTGQD